From a single Nicotiana tomentosiformis chromosome 2, ASM39032v3, whole genome shotgun sequence genomic region:
- the LOC104094190 gene encoding ribosome biogenesis protein BRX1 homolog 1-like, whose protein sequence is MVIQIFGTPKDHRKSKPFYDHVFVFSILDDHIWFRNYQISCPHTGTQKIDRGDLEKMTLVEVGPRFCLNPIKIFGGSFGGPTLFENPFYVSPNQIRSLEKKQKAGKYAKKVKAKTRRKMHQLSNPLEVYEFADMWKE, encoded by the exons ATGGTCATACAG ATTTTTGGAACTCCAAAGGATCACCGCAAATCTAAACCTTTCTATGATCACGTTTTTGTGTTTTCAATCCTTGATGATCACATATGGTTCCGTAATTACCAG ATATCTTGTCCTCATACTGGAACACAAAAAATAGACCGTGGGGACCTGGAAAAGATGACCCTTGTTGAG GTTGGTCCAAGGTTCTGCTTGAACCCAATTAAAATATTTGGTGGTAGCTTTGGTGGCCCCACACTCTTCGAGAATCCATTTTACGTTTCACCAAATCAG ATCCGATCATTAGAGAAAAAACAGAAGGCCGGGAAATATGCTAAGAAAGTCAAAGCCAAGACTAGGAGAAAAATGCATCAGTTGTCAAATCCTCTAGAAGTCTATGAGTTTGCTGATATGTGGAAGGAATGA
- the LOC104094189 gene encoding calcium-binding protein CBP-like, whose translation MSGYPHNVPGYGYGQPPPPQPYSSTPYGAAPPHSASPYGAPPPPSSSSYGAPPPQSHSSSPYGAPAPPQSHSPYAPVPSPYSAGAPSYGSDPHKPPKENKPQSYGGYPAPPPSAPYGDPNKPPKDNNPHASSPYGGYHAPAPYGATSPFASLVPSAFPPGTDPNVIACFQLADQDGSGLIDDKELQKALSSYNQSFSLRTVHLLMYLFTNTNTRKIGPKEFTSVFYSLQEWRGIFERFDRDRSGRIDSSELRDALLSLGYAVSPPILDLLVSKFDKTGGKNKAIEYDNFIECCLTVKGLTDKFKEKDTSYSGSATFSYESFMLTVLPFLIA comes from the exons atgtccgGTTACCCGCATAACGTTCCCGGCTACGGTTACGGTCAGCCACCACCACCTCAGCCGTACTCCTCCACCCCATACGGCGCTGCTCCACCACATTCAGCATCCCCTTACGGTGCCCCACCACCGCCCTCTTCGTCATCCTACGGTGCCCCACCACCACAAAGTCACTCCTCCTCCCCATACGGTGCCCCGGCCCCACCACAAAGTCACTCCCCTTACGCACCCGTCCCCTCTCCGTACTCCGCCGGTGCTCCGTCTTACGGTAGTGATCCGCATAAACCCCCAAAAGAGAACAAACCACAGTCTTACGGTGGTTACCCGGCTCCACCACCTTCAGCTCCTTACGGTGATCCAAACAAACCCCCGAAAGATAATAACCCACACGCGTCTTCTCCTTACGGTGGGTACCACGCGCCAGCTCCTTATGGGGCTACGAGCCCGTTTGCATCACTAGTGCCCTCGGCTTTTCCACCTGGCACCGATCCGAACGTGATAGCGTGTTTCCAGCTGGCGGACCAGGATGGGAGTGGGTTAATCGATGATAAGGAGCTGCAGAAGGCGCTTTCTTCTTATAATCAGAGCTTCAGCTTGAGGACTGTTCATCTCCTTATGTACCTCTTCACCAATACCAATACTAGAAAAATCG GTCCCAAAGAATTCACTTCAGTCTTTTACAGTCTTCAAGAGTGGAGA GGAATATTTGAGAGATTCGACAGGGATAGGAGTGGAAGAATTGATTCATCTGAATTGAGAGACGCATTACTTAGCCTGGGATATGCTGTATCACCTCCTATCCTGGATTTGCTGGTCTCCAAGTTTGACAAAACTGGTGGAAAGAATAAGGCCATTGAATATGATAACTTCATCGA GTGCTGCCTCACTGTGAAG ggaCTAACTGACAAATTCAAGGAGAAGGATACTTCATATTCTGGCTCGGCTACATTCTCTTACGAGTCCTTCATGCTAACCGTTTTACCTTTCCTGATCGCTtag